Proteins encoded within one genomic window of Halorussus salilacus:
- the tgtA gene encoding tRNA guanosine(15) transglycosylase TgtA yields the protein MTREHFEIRDQDGLGRIGELSVPRAGITVETPALLPVINPHVRTVEPSRLRSEFGAEILITNSYVFYGSDEYREAAVERGLHDVLDFDGAIMTDSGSFQLAEYGEIDVTTPEILEFQRDIGSDIGTPVDIPTPPDVARERAEEELATTQERLGIAEGVDVGEMLVNAPVQGSTYPDLREEAGRHASATDLDVFPVGAVVPLMNDYRYGDVVDVVAAAKRGLGRDAPVHLFGAGHPMMFALAVAMGCDLFDSAAYALYARDDRYLTVRGTEHLDDLEYFPCSCPVCTDHAPAEVRRLGDRDREELLAEHNLHVTFREIRTIKQALRSGDLLELVETRARAHPAMLDGYRALTAHAEQLEREDAVSKGAFFYLSGESARRPEVLRHRERLDRLALDPGDRVLLTEGGPSDRYDESWRVLAPFGPFPRDLSETYPLTAEVPDRMDPEGYRSAAEGVARLAELNPEVEFTLAHRGWPERALAVVPERVELADLSGE from the coding sequence ATGACCAGAGAGCACTTCGAGATACGCGACCAAGACGGGCTGGGTCGCATCGGGGAGCTGTCGGTGCCCCGAGCAGGTATCACCGTCGAGACGCCCGCGCTCCTTCCCGTCATCAACCCCCACGTCCGGACCGTCGAGCCCTCGCGGCTCCGGTCGGAGTTCGGCGCGGAGATTCTCATCACCAACTCCTACGTCTTCTACGGGAGCGACGAGTATCGCGAGGCGGCCGTCGAGCGGGGCCTCCACGACGTGCTCGACTTCGACGGGGCCATCATGACCGACTCCGGTTCCTTCCAGCTCGCGGAGTACGGCGAGATAGACGTGACCACGCCCGAAATCCTCGAGTTCCAGCGCGACATCGGCAGCGACATCGGGACGCCCGTCGACATCCCGACGCCGCCGGACGTGGCCCGCGAGCGCGCCGAGGAGGAGCTCGCGACCACCCAAGAGCGACTCGGAATCGCGGAGGGCGTCGACGTGGGCGAGATGCTGGTCAACGCGCCGGTGCAGGGCTCGACCTACCCCGACCTCCGCGAGGAGGCGGGCAGACACGCCAGCGCGACCGACCTCGACGTGTTCCCGGTCGGCGCGGTGGTCCCGCTGATGAACGACTACCGGTACGGCGACGTGGTCGACGTGGTCGCGGCCGCCAAGCGCGGTCTCGGCCGGGACGCGCCTGTCCACCTGTTCGGCGCGGGCCACCCGATGATGTTCGCCCTCGCGGTCGCGATGGGGTGTGACCTGTTCGACTCGGCCGCGTACGCCCTCTACGCCCGCGACGACCGCTACCTCACCGTGCGGGGGACCGAGCACCTCGACGACCTCGAGTACTTCCCCTGCTCGTGTCCGGTCTGTACCGACCACGCGCCCGCCGAGGTCCGGAGGCTGGGCGACCGCGACCGCGAGGAACTGCTCGCCGAGCACAACCTCCACGTCACGTTCCGCGAGATTCGGACCATCAAGCAGGCCCTGCGGTCTGGCGACCTCCTCGAACTGGTCGAGACCCGCGCCCGCGCTCACCCCGCGATGCTCGACGGCTACCGGGCGCTCACGGCCCACGCCGAGCAACTCGAACGCGAGGACGCGGTGTCGAAGGGCGCGTTCTTCTACCTCTCGGGCGAGAGCGCCCGCAGACCCGAGGTTCTGCGCCACCGCGAGCGACTCGACCGACTCGCGCTCGACCCGGGAGACCGGGTCCTCCTCACGGAGGGCGGTCCGAGCGACCGCTACGACGAGTCGTGGCGGGTCCTCGCCCCTTTCGGTCCCTTCCCGCGGGACCTCTCGGAGACCTACCCCCTGACCGCCGAGGTTCCCGACCGGATGGACCCCGAGGGGTATCGGTCTGCCGCCGAGGGGGTGGCTCGACTCGCGGAACTCAACCCCGAGGTGGAGTTCACCCTCGCCCACCGCGGGTGGCCCGAGCGCGCGCTGGCGGTCGTGCCCGAGCGCGTCGAACTGGCGGACCTGAGCGGAGAGTGA
- the arcS gene encoding archaeosine synthase subunit alpha has translation MTDYFEVHHRDGPARVAEVRLSEPVTTPAIVDDFISDAGSLWVDDRELPEGSDDELTVLPHRAFPSGTDEEVMDSFAVEYPDVDYPSAAVVAPETAADCGTDAYVLSGAQGVVGHGAGFREAIVETREAIPADSALYLPGVATPANVATLVYAGVDLVDADRAVVAGLEGRYLTTEGTHFLEDLSELPCACPACRKPLSEFTREDCAEHNENALRAELGIVRERIRAGRLRDYIEGQARHDQWLTAAFREFDQQWSYVEERAPVIRDAELSAATEDTLRRVEIQRFADRVTTRYTNRFDNPLVLVPCSAKKPYSESQSHGQFHDAVQFRGHTVSMTSPIGVVPQELELTYPAQHYDSVVTGRWSEDEKEFVAAVLRRYLERNDYPRVIAHVPPEGYREVCERVEEALGMDFTYTVSDHPTTTESLGNLMRALDGELKYGKRERQHNTVKAIADYQFGDGAGDALFEDIQTESRYPKLRVRDREGTQLAAMVPQYGVLSFTLAGARRWVESEAPTKRVEIDAFAPHGSVLAPGVVDADDDVRVGDEVVIEGPKAFAVGRAEMSGPEMAESTRGIAASVRHVEEK, from the coding sequence ATGACCGACTACTTCGAGGTCCACCACCGCGACGGCCCGGCCCGGGTCGCGGAGGTGCGCCTCTCCGAGCCGGTGACGACCCCGGCCATCGTCGACGATTTCATTTCTGACGCCGGAAGCCTCTGGGTCGATGACCGCGAACTCCCGGAGGGGAGCGACGACGAACTCACGGTCCTGCCCCATCGGGCGTTCCCGAGCGGGACCGACGAGGAGGTGATGGACTCCTTCGCGGTCGAGTACCCCGACGTGGACTACCCGAGCGCGGCCGTCGTCGCGCCCGAGACCGCCGCCGACTGCGGCACCGACGCCTACGTCCTCTCGGGCGCGCAGGGGGTCGTGGGCCACGGCGCGGGGTTCCGGGAGGCCATCGTCGAGACCCGGGAGGCGATTCCGGCCGACAGCGCGCTCTACCTGCCGGGCGTCGCCACGCCCGCGAACGTCGCCACGCTCGTCTACGCGGGCGTCGACCTCGTGGACGCCGACCGCGCGGTCGTTGCGGGGTTGGAAGGGAGGTACCTCACGACCGAGGGCACCCACTTCTTGGAGGACCTCTCGGAACTCCCGTGTGCCTGCCCGGCGTGCCGAAAGCCCCTCTCGGAGTTCACCCGCGAGGACTGCGCCGAGCACAACGAGAACGCCCTGCGCGCCGAACTCGGCATCGTCCGCGAGCGCATCCGCGCGGGCCGACTCCGCGACTACATCGAAGGGCAGGCCCGCCACGACCAGTGGCTGACCGCCGCGTTCCGGGAGTTCGACCAGCAGTGGAGCTACGTCGAGGAGCGCGCGCCCGTCATCCGGGACGCCGAACTCTCGGCCGCGACCGAGGACACCCTGCGCAGAGTCGAGATTCAGCGGTTCGCCGACCGGGTGACCACGCGGTACACGAATCGGTTCGACAACCCCCTCGTGCTGGTGCCCTGCTCGGCGAAGAAGCCCTACAGCGAGTCCCAGAGCCACGGCCAGTTCCACGACGCCGTCCAGTTCCGGGGCCACACCGTCTCGATGACCTCGCCCATCGGGGTCGTCCCGCAGGAACTCGAACTCACCTACCCGGCCCAGCACTACGACTCGGTGGTGACGGGTCGGTGGTCCGAGGACGAGAAGGAGTTCGTTGCCGCGGTCCTCCGGCGGTACCTCGAACGCAACGACTATCCGCGAGTCATCGCCCACGTCCCGCCGGAGGGCTACCGCGAGGTCTGCGAGCGCGTCGAGGAGGCGCTGGGAATGGACTTTACGTACACCGTCTCGGACCACCCCACGACGACCGAATCCCTCGGAAATCTCATGCGCGCGCTCGACGGCGAACTCAAGTACGGCAAGCGCGAGCGCCAGCACAACACCGTGAAGGCCATCGCCGACTACCAGTTCGGTGACGGCGCGGGCGACGCCCTCTTCGAGGACATCCAGACCGAGAGCCGGTATCCCAAGCTCCGGGTTCGCGACCGCGAGGGCACCCAGCTCGCCGCGATGGTGCCCCAGTACGGCGTGCTCTCGTTCACCCTCGCGGGCGCTCGCCGGTGGGTCGAGAGCGAGGCCCCGACCAAGCGGGTCGAGATAGACGCCTTCGCGCCCCACGGCAGCGTGCTCGCGCCGGGCGTCGTCGACGCCGACGACGACGTTCGGGTCGGCGACGAGGTGGTCATCGAGGGCCCGAAGGCGTTCGCGGTCGGCCGCGCCGAGATGTCCGGTCCCGAGATGGCCGAGAGCACGCGGGGCATCGCCGCGAGCGTCCGACACGTCGAGGAGAAGTGA
- a CDS encoding NUDIX hydrolase: protein MSDSDDPLAWETLDDEIAYSCPGFDVRREDVRLPDGTETDYDYLDEPPSVVVLPFTPEGEVVVIEEWRQAVRRVNRSLPVGGMEPDDESRAAAARRELREETGHEADEVEFLTSVEPANGVANSVLHFFVARGCTPTAEQELDHDESIRVDTTTVAALRDHVAAREVRDGRTTLGLLYYEAFGTEESESRGN, encoded by the coding sequence ATGTCCGATTCCGACGACCCACTCGCGTGGGAGACCCTCGACGACGAGATCGCCTACTCGTGTCCGGGGTTCGACGTGCGACGCGAGGACGTGCGCCTGCCCGACGGCACCGAGACCGACTACGACTACCTCGACGAGCCCCCGAGCGTGGTCGTCCTCCCGTTCACGCCCGAGGGCGAGGTCGTGGTCATCGAGGAGTGGCGCCAAGCCGTCCGGCGGGTGAACCGGAGCCTCCCCGTGGGCGGGATGGAACCCGACGACGAGAGCCGGGCGGCGGCCGCCCGCCGGGAGCTCCGCGAGGAGACCGGCCACGAGGCCGACGAGGTGGAGTTCCTGACCAGCGTCGAGCCAGCGAACGGGGTGGCGAACTCGGTCCTCCACTTCTTCGTGGCGCGGGGGTGTACCCCGACCGCCGAGCAGGAACTCGACCACGACGAGTCGATTCGCGTGGACACGACGACGGTGGCGGCGCTTCGGGACCACGTCGCGGCGCGCGAGGTTCGGGACGGCCGGACCACTCTGGGTCTGCTCTACTACGAGGCGTTCGGGACCGAGGAATCGGAGTCGCGGGGAAATTAG
- a CDS encoding ABC transporter permease has product MNVLGDLTAVRTLTKREILRFLRRPKNTFVPPFVTNVLYFAVFGVILGDRVGGIELGGDAIPYILFILPGLVVLGAISNAFENASFSIFHGRWNEYIEETLTSPMGYSRMVAAYVVAGATRGLLVGALIAAIGAFFTSVGVARPFYLVAFALVITLLFAGFGVVVGLWADDWDNLTMMNQFIVRPLVFFGGVFYAVRDLPSPYQELSYLNPMVYMVNGVRHGFLGVSEVDPAVSLAVLSGLTAAVIALDVALFRRGYGLTE; this is encoded by the coding sequence GTGAACGTCCTCGGGGACCTCACGGCGGTTCGCACCCTGACGAAGCGCGAGATACTCCGGTTCCTCCGGCGGCCCAAGAACACCTTCGTCCCGCCGTTCGTCACCAACGTCCTCTACTTCGCGGTGTTCGGGGTCATCCTCGGCGACCGGGTGGGCGGCATCGAACTCGGCGGGGACGCGATTCCCTACATCCTGTTCATCCTGCCCGGCCTCGTGGTGCTGGGGGCCATCTCGAACGCCTTCGAGAACGCGTCGTTCTCCATCTTCCACGGTCGGTGGAACGAGTACATCGAGGAGACGCTGACCTCGCCGATGGGCTACTCTCGGATGGTCGCGGCGTACGTCGTCGCGGGCGCGACCCGCGGCCTGCTGGTCGGCGCGCTCATCGCGGCCATCGGCGCGTTCTTCACGTCGGTCGGGGTCGCCCGGCCCTTCTACCTCGTGGCGTTCGCGCTGGTCATCACCCTGCTGTTCGCCGGGTTCGGCGTCGTCGTCGGCCTGTGGGCCGACGACTGGGACAACCTCACGATGATGAACCAGTTCATCGTTCGGCCGCTGGTGTTCTTCGGCGGCGTCTTCTACGCGGTCCGGGACCTCCCCTCGCCCTATCAGGAGCTCTCGTACCTCAATCCGATGGTGTACATGGTCAACGGCGTCAGACACGGCTTCCTCGGCGTCTCGGAGGTCGACCCCGCGGTCTCGCTCGCGGTGCTGTCGGGGCTGACCGCGGCCGTCATCGCGCTCGACGTGGCGCTGTTCCGGCGGGGCTACGGGCTGACGGAGTGA
- a CDS encoding potassium channel family protein: MNTDWLRKYDSFLPWLTRRQRLIVLYAVVLGAVILLYTLLYNYGMRTLEGHDHSLFRSFQTVIETMTTTGYGADSPWSSPVMNVYVVFMQVTGIGIGLATLRILIIPLFERAPMDLSDRLTAKDDHVVIAEYRRDTGVLLDELKRLSVDYVLIESDPEEAKRLSDDGYQVIHGNPERGEELDRAMVEDASMLVTDAGDDNASVALTARRHNPDLDIVALTDDPDREAALREVGVDRVISPHALIGRRLGQKASAWTGAPHLDDAAVGDLRIREMLVRRDSQMAGVRLADTAVADHPDLTLVAAWLDGDLRLPPDPDEYVTPNSVLLVAGPRDAIDDVQKQASGLRPPRRHSNVVVAGMGAGGRAATDALADEVDVTTIDAEEKPNVDVVGDVKDAETFETADVEEASGLIVTVGDDASALLAVAVVRTLTDDIDILVRVNDTEKTPSAFDAGGDYVLSVQRVSARLLAREIRGEDVLTPVSQLRLVRVPAADFAGRTLGDLRDRGEEGYAFVGVQRDETVLTHPTTEIADGDRLVVAGTDETVREFERELA; the protein is encoded by the coding sequence ATGAACACCGACTGGCTCCGGAAGTACGACTCGTTTCTCCCGTGGCTGACCCGCCGACAGCGCCTCATCGTGCTGTACGCCGTGGTCCTCGGCGCGGTCATCCTCCTGTACACGCTGCTCTACAACTACGGGATGCGGACGCTGGAGGGCCACGACCACTCGCTGTTCCGGTCGTTCCAGACCGTCATCGAGACGATGACGACGACCGGGTACGGCGCCGACTCGCCGTGGTCGTCGCCGGTGATGAACGTGTACGTGGTCTTCATGCAGGTGACGGGCATCGGAATCGGGCTGGCGACGCTCCGGATACTCATCATCCCGCTGTTCGAGCGCGCGCCGATGGACCTCAGCGACCGGCTGACCGCGAAGGACGACCACGTCGTCATCGCCGAGTACCGCCGGGACACCGGCGTCCTGCTCGACGAACTCAAGCGATTGAGCGTCGACTACGTGCTCATCGAGTCCGACCCGGAGGAGGCAAAGCGGCTCTCGGACGACGGCTATCAGGTCATCCACGGCAACCCCGAGCGCGGCGAGGAACTCGACCGCGCGATGGTCGAAGACGCGAGCATGCTCGTCACCGACGCGGGCGACGACAACGCGAGCGTCGCCCTGACCGCCCGGCGACACAACCCCGACCTCGACATCGTCGCGCTCACCGACGACCCGGACCGCGAGGCCGCGCTCCGGGAGGTCGGGGTCGACAGGGTCATCTCCCCGCACGCGCTCATCGGGCGTCGGCTGGGCCAGAAGGCGAGCGCGTGGACCGGCGCGCCCCATCTCGACGACGCCGCGGTCGGCGACCTCCGCATCCGGGAGATGCTGGTGCGACGCGACAGCCAGATGGCGGGCGTTCGGCTCGCCGACACCGCGGTCGCCGACCACCCGGACCTCACGCTCGTCGCGGCGTGGCTCGACGGCGACCTCCGACTCCCGCCCGACCCCGACGAGTACGTCACCCCGAACTCGGTCCTGCTCGTGGCCGGACCTCGCGACGCTATCGACGACGTGCAGAAGCAGGCCTCCGGACTCCGGCCGCCCCGCAGACACTCGAACGTCGTCGTCGCCGGGATGGGCGCGGGCGGACGGGCGGCCACGGACGCGCTGGCCGACGAGGTGGACGTGACGACCATCGACGCGGAGGAGAAGCCGAACGTGGATGTCGTCGGCGACGTCAAGGACGCCGAGACGTTCGAGACCGCAGACGTCGAGGAGGCCAGCGGCCTCATCGTCACCGTCGGTGACGACGCGAGCGCGTTGCTGGCGGTGGCGGTCGTCCGAACCCTCACCGACGATATCGACATCCTGGTGCGGGTCAACGACACCGAGAAGACCCCGAGCGCGTTCGACGCCGGGGGCGACTACGTCCTGTCGGTCCAGCGCGTCAGCGCCCGCCTGCTGGCCCGCGAGATTCGCGGCGAGGACGTGCTCACGCCGGTCAGTCAGCTCAGACTCGTCCGGGTTCCGGCCGCCGACTTCGCTGGCCGAACGCTCGGCGACCTTCGAGACCGTGGAGAGGAGGGCTACGCCTTCGTGGGCGTCCAGCGCGACGAGACGGTCCTGACCCACCCGACGACCGAAATCGCCGACGGCGACAGGCTGGTCGTCGCCGGGACCGACGAGACCGTCCGGGAGTTCGAGCGCGAACTCGCGTGA
- the cofG gene encoding 7,8-didemethyl-8-hydroxy-5-deazariboflavin synthase subunit CofG, producing MAGAEIPGADEYGVHIAFDDREVERLLGIGPGDVDPADELTFAKNVFVPLTTACRYTCTYCTYFDPPGEASLLSPEEVGDILETGVDAGCTEALFTFGDDPDDRYGRIHDQLESWGHDSIHSYLREVCELALDAGLLPHSNPGDQTREQMELVADVNASMGVMLETTADVGAHAGPRRKSPGQRLNTIRNAGELGIPFTTGILVGIGEDWRDRAESLLAIRELHERYGHVQEVIVQNVVPNERSTFERPSVETMRRVVAMARYCLPEEVSVQVPPNLSPTRDLLDCGVDDLGGVSPVTDDHINPDYAWPALRELEDIADEAGVPLRERLPVYRRYLPAGLGGAGDDGEGDDEEWVSETIRDAIAADDRAGRRYRAVLGAR from the coding sequence ATGGCAGGTGCCGAGATTCCGGGGGCCGACGAGTACGGGGTGCACATCGCGTTCGACGACCGCGAGGTCGAGCGATTGCTCGGCATCGGTCCCGGGGACGTCGACCCCGCCGACGAGCTCACCTTCGCGAAGAACGTCTTCGTCCCGCTGACCACGGCCTGCCGGTACACCTGCACCTACTGCACCTACTTCGACCCGCCCGGGGAGGCGTCACTGCTCTCGCCCGAGGAGGTCGGCGACATCCTCGAAACCGGCGTCGACGCGGGCTGTACGGAGGCCCTGTTCACCTTCGGCGACGACCCCGACGACCGCTACGGCCGGATTCACGACCAACTGGAGTCGTGGGGCCACGACTCCATTCACTCGTACCTCCGGGAGGTCTGCGAACTCGCGCTCGACGCGGGCCTGCTGCCCCACAGCAACCCCGGCGACCAGACCCGCGAGCAGATGGAACTGGTCGCCGACGTCAACGCCTCGATGGGCGTCATGCTCGAAACCACGGCCGACGTGGGCGCGCACGCCGGACCGCGCCGGAAGTCGCCGGGCCAGCGGTTGAACACCATCCGGAACGCGGGCGAACTCGGGATTCCGTTCACCACCGGCATCCTCGTCGGCATCGGCGAGGACTGGCGCGACCGGGCCGAGAGCCTGCTCGCCATCCGCGAGCTACACGAGCGCTACGGCCACGTCCAGGAGGTCATCGTCCAGAACGTCGTCCCGAACGAGCGCTCGACCTTCGAGCGCCCCTCCGTCGAGACCATGCGCCGGGTCGTCGCGATGGCCCGCTACTGCCTGCCCGAGGAGGTCTCGGTGCAGGTCCCCCCGAATCTCTCGCCGACGCGCGACCTGCTCGACTGCGGCGTCGACGACCTCGGCGGCGTCTCGCCCGTCACGGACGACCACATCAACCCCGACTACGCGTGGCCCGCGCTCCGGGAGTTAGAGGACATCGCCGACGAGGCGGGAGTCCCCCTGCGCGAGCGACTGCCGGTGTACCGGCGATATCTCCCGGCGGGGCTGGGCGGGGCGGGGGACGACGGGGAAGGAGACGACGAGGAGTGGGTCTCGGAGACGATTCGGGATGCCATCGCGGCCGACGACAGAGCAGGCAGGCGGTATCGCGCGGTTCTCGGCGCTCGGTAG
- a CDS encoding ABC transporter ATP-binding protein, producing the protein MTAAIEVENLRKRYDGVQALDGVSLTVPEGSFFGLLGPNGAGKTTFINILVGLVRRTGGRAEVFGYDVRDDYQRARDLIGLAPQEFNVDRFFPIREVLTHKAGYHGIPESEAEARADEVLRRVGIYDKRDTRFNWLSGGMKRRFMLARALITDPDLLILDEPTAGVDVQLRHDLWDLITELNESGTTVLLTTHYIEEAERLCDEVAILDSGNLLTVATPEELMDRGPDRITVTLRDPPARAPDLSGLGDGDHEGRVEAVEVEGDRLVVTARKGGLVAPDLVRELDRAGHEIVDLDISRTSLEEVFVEMTREGASEQGGDSDDGDESDADRVAAATDGGEDATHGVPAADCGGNADAPGGDPR; encoded by the coding sequence ATGACCGCCGCCATCGAAGTCGAGAATCTCCGGAAGCGATACGACGGAGTGCAGGCGTTGGACGGGGTGTCGCTGACGGTCCCGGAGGGGAGTTTCTTCGGCCTGCTCGGGCCGAACGGCGCGGGCAAGACCACCTTCATCAACATCCTCGTGGGGCTGGTCCGTCGGACCGGCGGCCGGGCCGAGGTGTTCGGCTACGACGTGCGAGACGACTACCAGCGAGCGCGCGACCTCATCGGCCTCGCGCCCCAGGAGTTCAACGTCGACCGGTTCTTCCCCATCCGCGAAGTCCTGACTCACAAGGCGGGGTATCACGGCATCCCCGAGTCCGAGGCCGAAGCGCGCGCCGACGAGGTCCTCCGGCGCGTGGGCATCTACGACAAGCGCGACACCCGCTTCAACTGGCTGTCGGGCGGGATGAAGCGCCGGTTCATGCTCGCGCGGGCGCTCATCACCGACCCCGACCTCCTCATCCTCGACGAACCCACCGCGGGCGTGGACGTCCAGTTGCGCCACGACCTCTGGGACCTCATCACCGAACTCAACGAGTCGGGGACCACCGTCCTGCTCACGACACACTACATCGAGGAGGCAGAGCGCCTCTGCGACGAGGTCGCCATCCTCGACTCGGGGAACCTCCTCACGGTCGCGACCCCCGAGGAGCTGATGGACCGCGGTCCCGACCGCATCACGGTCACCTTGCGCGACCCGCCCGCGCGAGCGCCCGACCTCTCCGGGCTCGGCGACGGCGACCACGAGGGTCGCGTCGAGGCCGTCGAGGTGGAGGGCGACCGGCTGGTCGTGACCGCGAGGAAGGGCGGGCTGGTCGCACCCGACCTCGTTCGCGAACTCGACCGCGCGGGCCACGAGATCGTGGACCTCGACATCTCCCGGACCTCGCTCGAAGAGGTGTTCGTCGAGATGACACGCGAGGGCGCCAGCGAGCAGGGGGGCGACTCCGACGACGGGGACGAGTCCGACGCCGACCGCGTCGCCGCCGCGACCGACGGGGGCGAGGACGCGACCCACGGCGTTCCCGCCGCCGACTGCGGCGGGAACGCCGACGCCCCCGGAGGTGACCCGCGGTGA
- a CDS encoding metal-dependent hydrolase has product MMGTTHAAAGVTLAAPLVALAPELAPVAALAGMAGGVFPDLDLLSGQHRRTLHFPVYYSAAAAATAAAALLAPAPATVAVAFFLVSAAVHCVADAAGGGLELRPWEATDDRGVYVHPAGRWVAPRRWIRYDGAPEDLLAAAVLSVPGLVLFDGWVRRLTVAGLVVSVVYVAVRKRLPGIEMRYLR; this is encoded by the coding sequence ATGATGGGAACCACCCACGCCGCGGCGGGGGTGACGCTGGCCGCGCCGCTGGTCGCGCTCGCGCCGGAGTTGGCCCCAGTCGCGGCGCTCGCGGGGATGGCGGGCGGCGTCTTCCCCGACCTCGACCTCCTCTCGGGCCAGCACCGCCGGACGCTGCACTTCCCGGTCTACTACTCGGCGGCCGCGGCCGCGACGGCCGCGGCCGCCCTGCTCGCGCCCGCGCCAGCCACGGTCGCGGTCGCGTTCTTCCTCGTCTCGGCCGCGGTCCACTGCGTCGCCGACGCCGCGGGCGGCGGCCTCGAACTCCGGCCGTGGGAGGCCACCGACGACCGCGGGGTGTACGTCCACCCCGCCGGGCGGTGGGTCGCCCCGCGGCGCTGGATTCGCTACGACGGCGCGCCCGAGGACCTGCTGGCCGCGGCCGTCCTCTCGGTGCCGGGGCTGGTGCTGTTCGACGGGTGGGTCCGGCGGCTGACGGTCGCGGGGCTCGTCGTCTCGGTGGTGTACGTCGCGGTCCGCAAGCGGTTGCCGGGAATCGAGATGCGGTACCTGCGGTGA
- the cofH gene encoding 7,8-didemethyl-8-hydroxy-5-deazariboflavin synthase subunit CofH, giving the protein MADEARTNVPRGRFDFEHVPETDRSFESALAAARDGERLSVADGIELLTTGTDREGIDLARKEAVLEAADRRRAEVVGEEVTFVANLNNNVTTACNTGCLFCNFKDTAQNFEQGSEADHGGFTKTPEESREIVEAARELGIYEVTSVSGLHPGMALDDDHLEILESSDRGDLNYKSPEAYETDPGTYVEQVEAMDVEGLHLHSMTPEEAYHARRGTDWSYEEVYRRLKDAGLDSVPGTAAEILVDEVRSVICPGKIGSDEWIEAMEAAAAVGLDTTATIMYGHVENEAHRVMHLKRIRDLQDRTDNITEFVPLSFVHPNTPLAERGIIDAGATTHEDELMIAVSRLFLDNVENIQSSWVKYGDEQGLKMLSCGANDFMGTILSEEITKRAGGEFGEFRSFAEYVEMITAVGKVPVERSTDYRQTRRIDPDDPPFGPELGPAADGTPMAPNPDRTAPDPSVADD; this is encoded by the coding sequence ATGGCAGACGAGGCCCGGACGAACGTCCCGCGCGGGCGATTCGACTTCGAGCATGTGCCCGAGACCGACCGGTCGTTCGAGTCGGCGCTGGCGGCCGCCAGGGACGGCGAGCGCCTCTCGGTCGCCGACGGCATCGAACTCCTGACGACCGGCACCGACCGCGAGGGCATCGACCTCGCGCGCAAGGAGGCGGTGCTGGAGGCCGCCGACCGCCGCCGGGCCGAGGTGGTCGGCGAGGAGGTCACGTTCGTCGCCAACCTCAACAACAACGTCACCACCGCGTGCAACACCGGCTGTCTGTTCTGTAACTTCAAGGACACCGCACAGAATTTTGAACAGGGAAGCGAGGCCGACCACGGCGGGTTCACCAAGACGCCCGAGGAATCCCGGGAAATCGTCGAAGCGGCCCGCGAGCTGGGCATCTACGAGGTGACGTCGGTCAGCGGCCTCCACCCCGGGATGGCGCTCGACGACGACCACCTCGAAATCCTCGAATCGAGCGACCGCGGGGACCTCAACTACAAGTCCCCCGAAGCGTACGAGACCGACCCCGGCACCTACGTCGAGCAGGTAGAGGCGATGGACGTCGAGGGCCTCCACCTCCACTCGATGACGCCCGAGGAGGCCTACCACGCCCGCCGGGGCACCGACTGGTCCTACGAGGAGGTCTACCGCAGGCTGAAGGACGCGGGCCTCGACAGCGTGCCGGGCACCGCGGCCGAGATTCTGGTCGACGAGGTCCGGTCGGTCATCTGCCCCGGAAAGATCGGGAGCGACGAGTGGATAGAGGCGATGGAGGCCGCCGCGGCGGTCGGCCTCGACACCACCGCGACCATCATGTACGGCCACGTCGAGAACGAGGCCCACCGGGTGATGCACCTCAAGCGCATCCGCGATTTGCAGGACCGGACCGACAACATCACGGAGTTCGTGCCCCTATCCTTCGTCCACCCCAACACGCCCCTCGCCGAGCGCGGAATCATCGACGCGGGCGCGACCACCCACGAGGACGAACTCATGATCGCGGTCTCGCGGCTCTTCCTCGACAACGTCGAGAACATCCAGTCGTCGTGGGTCAAGTACGGCGACGAGCAGGGACTCAAGATGCTGTCCTGCGGCGCGAACGACTTCATGGGCACCATCCTCTCCGAGGAGATCACCAAGCGCGCTGGCGGGGAGTTCGGCGAGTTCCGCAGCTTCGCGGAGTACGTCGAGATGATAACCGCGGTGGGGAAGGTCCCGGTCGAGCGCTCGACCGACTACCGCCAGACGCGCAGAATCGACCCCGACGACCCGCCGTTCGGCCCGGAACTCGGCCCCGCGGCCGACGGCACGCCGATGGCACCGAACCCCGACCGGACGGCTCCGGACCCCTCTGTCGCCGACGACTGA